A genome region from Streptomyces xanthophaeus includes the following:
- a CDS encoding methionine synthase, with product MSAGATGVGSLPGGDAREAAKTVTGSFEEFPYLAELPARGPGADMIGRSLGLLVDMYAHVEPSGWRISDRPGRDSKRARSWLGEDLDALEEFTQGYTGKLKVQAVGPWTLAGALELHGGEAMLQDPGACRDLAGSLAEGLREHLADVRKRIPGAQVVLQLDEPSLTAVLLGRVRSASGYRTYRAVDRQVVEGALRDLFAVHDGEVVVHSCAPEVPFGLLRRAGATGVSFDFSLLTEREDDAIGEAVESGTKLFAGVVPGTDAPLSDPGGSVMGVRKLWRRLGLAPGTLAESVVVTPSCGLAGASPAYARAVQAHCVRAARSLADNPE from the coding sequence ATGAGCGCCGGCGCCACCGGCGTCGGATCGCTGCCCGGCGGCGACGCCCGCGAGGCAGCGAAGACCGTCACCGGGTCCTTCGAGGAGTTCCCCTACCTCGCCGAGCTGCCCGCCCGCGGGCCCGGCGCGGACATGATCGGCAGGTCCCTCGGACTGCTCGTCGACATGTACGCCCACGTCGAGCCCAGCGGCTGGCGGATCAGCGACCGCCCGGGACGGGACTCGAAGCGGGCGCGGTCCTGGCTGGGGGAGGACCTCGACGCGCTGGAGGAGTTCACCCAGGGGTACACGGGGAAGCTCAAGGTCCAGGCCGTCGGACCGTGGACGCTGGCCGGCGCCCTGGAACTGCACGGCGGCGAGGCCATGCTCCAGGACCCGGGGGCCTGCCGGGACCTGGCCGGATCGCTGGCCGAGGGCCTGCGCGAGCACCTGGCCGACGTGCGCAAGCGCATTCCGGGGGCCCAGGTCGTGCTGCAGCTCGACGAGCCCTCGCTGACGGCCGTACTGCTCGGCCGGGTCCGCTCGGCGAGCGGCTACCGCACCTACCGCGCCGTCGACCGGCAGGTGGTCGAGGGTGCGCTGCGCGACCTGTTCGCCGTCCACGACGGGGAGGTCGTGGTGCACTCCTGCGCGCCCGAGGTCCCCTTCGGCCTGCTCCGCAGGGCCGGTGCCACGGGGGTGTCGTTCGATTTCTCGCTGCTCACCGAGCGCGAGGACGACGCCATCGGGGAGGCGGTCGAGAGCGGCACGAAACTCTTCGCCGGAGTGGTGCCCGGCACCGACGCCCCGTTGTCGGACCCGGGCGGTAGCGTCATGGGTGTCAGGAAGCTTTGGCGCAGGCTGGGGCTGGCCCCGGGGACTCTGGCGGAGTCCGTCGTGGTCACCCCGTCGTGCGGTCTGGCGGGCGCTTCGCCCGCCTACGCCCGTGCGGTGCAGGCGCATTGCGTCAGGGCGGCGAGGTCGCTCGCCGACAACCCTGAGTGA
- a CDS encoding SDR family oxidoreductase, translating to MATHLITGAGSGIGAAVAARLHARGDDLVLLARDAGRARELVGRYPGATSLVGDLADPDRLSWAFSKQAVPERIDSLLHIAGIVDLGPVGELRPKTWHQQLNVNLIAPAEVTRLLLPTLRASKATVVFVNSGAGLAAHPDWSAYAASKHGLKALADSLRGEERANGIRVTSVYPGRTASPMQAKVHSQEGKEYDPAAWIDPESVATTIVMAIDLPRDAEVNDLSVRPGR from the coding sequence ATGGCTACTCACTTGATCACCGGTGCCGGCTCCGGCATCGGCGCCGCCGTCGCGGCCCGGCTGCACGCACGCGGCGACGACCTCGTCCTCCTGGCCCGGGACGCAGGCCGTGCCCGCGAGCTCGTCGGCCGCTACCCCGGCGCCACGTCCCTCGTCGGCGACCTCGCCGACCCTGACCGGCTGTCGTGGGCGTTCTCCAAGCAGGCCGTCCCGGAGCGGATCGACTCCCTGCTGCACATCGCCGGGATCGTCGACCTCGGTCCGGTCGGTGAGCTCCGGCCCAAGACCTGGCACCAGCAGCTCAACGTGAACCTGATCGCCCCCGCCGAGGTCACCCGGCTGCTGCTGCCCACCCTGCGCGCCTCCAAGGCCACCGTCGTCTTCGTGAACTCGGGCGCCGGTCTGGCCGCCCACCCCGACTGGAGCGCGTACGCCGCCTCCAAGCACGGGCTCAAGGCGCTCGCCGACTCGCTGCGCGGCGAGGAGCGGGCCAACGGCATCCGCGTCACCTCCGTCTACCCGGGCCGTACCGCCAGCCCCATGCAGGCCAAGGTGCACTCGCAGGAGGGCAAGGAGTACGACCCGGCCGCCTGGATCGACCCCGAGTCGGTGGCCACCACGATCGTCATGGCCATCGACCTCCCCCGCGACGCCGAGGTCAACGACCTGAGCGTCCGGCCGGGCCGATGA
- a CDS encoding DUF1330 domain-containing protein codes for MTAYAIAHIRPDIMNEYILEYIERIPSTMEPFGGRFLVHGKEVEVMEGPFPGTVVVIGFTDIESARAWYASDAYRAILPLRTDHIPGEVILVEGVPAGYDARRTAAALREAAGPR; via the coding sequence ATGACCGCGTACGCCATCGCCCACATACGCCCCGACATCATGAACGAGTACATCCTCGAGTACATCGAGCGGATCCCGTCGACGATGGAACCCTTCGGCGGCCGCTTCCTCGTCCACGGCAAGGAGGTCGAGGTCATGGAGGGCCCCTTCCCCGGCACCGTCGTCGTCATCGGCTTCACCGACATCGAGAGTGCCCGCGCCTGGTATGCCTCCGACGCCTACCGGGCCATCCTCCCGCTGCGCACCGACCACATCCCGGGCGAGGTCATCCTGGTCGAGGGCGTCCCGGCCGGCTACGACGCCCGGCGGACGGCCGCGGCCCTGCGCGAAGCGGCCGGGCCGCGATGA
- a CDS encoding GlxA family transcriptional regulator produces MSETREHTEHTARPGSGTDGRHLVAVLALPGFPPFELGIPSRVFGSAVGEDGEDLYEVVVCTADGAPVLSDSGFTLQPAAGPEALAAADTVIVPPTHAMPELALGGPLPPAVAAAIARIRPGTRLVSICTGSYVLAAAGLLDDRPATTHWNLAREFRRAYPRVRIDEDVLFVDDGDVLTSAGVSAGVDLCLHMIRRDHGVAVTNRAARMCVVPPWRDGGQAQYIDRPVPDPTVATTTATRAWALERLAEPVTLGELAAHARMSLRTFTRRFRDEVGMTPVQWLTAQRLELARHLLESSDLPVDLVAHRAGFGSANSLRQHMRSTLGVSPIAYRRTFQPASA; encoded by the coding sequence ATGAGCGAGACGCGGGAACACACCGAGCACACGGCCCGCCCCGGGAGCGGCACGGACGGACGGCACCTCGTCGCGGTGCTCGCGCTGCCGGGCTTCCCCCCGTTCGAGCTGGGCATTCCCTCCCGGGTCTTCGGCAGTGCCGTGGGCGAGGACGGCGAAGACCTCTACGAGGTCGTCGTCTGTACCGCCGACGGCGCCCCCGTGCTCAGCGACTCCGGCTTCACCCTCCAGCCCGCCGCCGGGCCCGAGGCCCTCGCCGCCGCCGACACCGTGATCGTCCCGCCCACCCACGCCATGCCGGAGCTGGCCCTCGGCGGGCCGCTGCCGCCCGCGGTCGCCGCGGCCATCGCCCGCATCCGCCCCGGCACCCGCCTCGTGTCGATCTGCACCGGCTCCTACGTGCTCGCCGCCGCCGGCCTGCTCGACGACCGGCCCGCGACCACCCACTGGAACCTCGCCCGGGAGTTCCGCCGCGCCTACCCGAGGGTGCGCATCGACGAGGACGTCCTCTTCGTCGACGACGGCGACGTCCTGACCTCGGCCGGCGTCTCTGCCGGGGTCGACCTGTGCCTGCACATGATCCGCCGCGACCACGGTGTCGCCGTCACCAACCGGGCCGCGCGCATGTGCGTCGTCCCGCCCTGGCGCGACGGCGGCCAGGCCCAGTACATCGACCGCCCCGTCCCCGATCCGACCGTCGCCACCACCACCGCCACCCGCGCCTGGGCCCTGGAACGCCTCGCCGAACCGGTCACCCTCGGCGAGCTGGCCGCGCACGCCCGGATGAGCCTGCGCACCTTCACCCGGCGCTTCCGCGACGAGGTCGGCATGACCCCGGTGCAGTGGCTCACCGCGCAACGCCTGGAACTGGCCCGCCACTTGCTGGAGTCCAGCGACCTGCCGGTCGACCTGGTGGCCCACCGGGCCGGCTTTGGCTCCGCGAACTCCCTGCGCCAGCACATGCGTTCCACGCTCGGTGTCTCCCCGATCGCCTACCGGCGCACCTTCCAGCCCGCATCGGCATGA